The nucleotide sequence GAAAGTGAATCGAAGACCTTTGAAAACATGCTCAAattctacttgacacagacatacCTTCGTTTTTGGTAGAAAGGCAATTCTTCGCCATTAAGTACACAGTCAATTGCATGGCTTAAATCCTTACACATTGAAAATGAGTAAGAGCACTGGGTAACCTCGACCGTTTGTGCATTTGTTTCACAATATGTACCTTCCAGTGACTGGCACATTGTTTCTGGGTCCTGAATCATCAAACTGGCCGTGATAAAAGAGTTCAAATTGCCTTTGCTCATCCTGGCACAAAGTTTAGATAAAATCAGACACGACGTGATGGACAAAAGCTGAGACACTGGATATGTAAGAATCATGAGTTCATAATCGTGAAAATACGAGCCAATGATGTTACCTTTTTGAACAAGTAGAACTCTGGTGTGCAGACTGCTCGAAATGCTTTGGCAACTTCTTGAGACTGCAAGATCCAGTAGTATATCAAACAAAAGTAAGCAAAGAGTTCGAGAGATCACAGGGACTGCATCAGGAATATAGTGGGCAGACCTCATCATACAAATAAGGAAAAGAGTACTTCAACAATTTTGCCTCCTCAGCCATGTATTCAGGACCATCCTGCAGAATCAAAAGATTAATTTGTGTCCAAATGGGAAAACATGACAAGTTGCATCAACCATATTGGAGTAACACCTATTGACACAGAAGCGTCACAATACATAAGTTCAACAAGCAAAGAACAAAATGAGGCATCTCCCTAACTTTTCTACAACAATCCTTACTAATATGTACAACAACTTGAACTGAGACGGTACATAATACTATGAGTAGGAAATATTTCTAAGACATCATTCTGAAAGGGAAGCTCATGAAAGCTCGCAATCAAACATATCGTCTTAGGGGCCAGCAGCAATAGCTACATGACTAAAACTAAACAAACTAACGAGTACGTTAAGAGACAACAACAACAGGATAGATATATCTATGGTAAAAGTATTATTCATCAAAGATACTAGTTAAGTGATGCATTTTAAATAATATTCAAAGAGTAGACAGTTTGCAAATTGATCAACATGTGCATCATGTAATGAaattcatctttttaatatgggtaagaaacaaagcacataagaagaagaatTTTTTGATCACAAAGCTCAACGTAGTTATTTGTTTCTTCTAAAATGGGAGCATGTTTGTTCACTACATTATTCCAGTTAACTATACTCATTTTATTATCTGGATAGATGCTTTGATAATAAATTAAAGTAAAATATGAATTTTTGTAGAAAACCGTTTTAAGTTCTCTGGAAGAAGCGCCCTAGTTAAGAAGtagtccctccgtcccataatgtaagaagttttttaacactagtgtcattacaggacggagggagtacatagaaaGGAACTAAAAGGTATTCATGCTTATTGGTTGTAAGTTGTAAAGGCTAACCTTGGGATATGTCACAATTGAATTTGAGGATATGGCGATAGAAGCAAGTCCTTTCTGCATTGCATTGTATCGATGTCAATTTAAGGCTACAAGCACAAATCAAAGAGAACATTTCATCTGGTCTTCCAATGTGCTTACCTCCTTGTAGAATGAAGTGAGCGTTGCAATATCCTTTTTAAGATGTTTTACAAACGGACAGTGATTGCATATGAACATAACCTGAAAGAAAGACAAAGTTGATGAATGAGATGGTTAGTCAGCAAACTATAAGAACGGGCCTGTGTCAAACTCAAACACCTTCATCAACAATTACAATTATGTAAGAGCAGTTGGTTGTACAACTGAGTATTTTTCCTCAAGGGAGGGACACATGCAACAGTTCCTGTAAGAGAAGTTGGTTGAACACCTAAGCCTTTTTGGAGATGTGGGCTTTGGGGTAGAGAACCTCAACATCAGAGACAAATGTTTACTAACCAAGTGGCTGTTCAAACATCTCAATTAAGATGATGTGGCAAGAGTAGCTACGTGACAAATATCTTCCCCGTAAGTCCCTTCCACAAGTTGCGTGAATTGCGAGTGCACATCCACTGCCCTAGTCTAACTGAAGGTAACAAAACTGAGTTCTGAACAGATTAACCAAAAAAAAAATCATTGACCAGCAAAGCAGGGCTGCCCTCGAAGTCATCCAGTGTCCAGATTTTCCCTGTCAGGGGCTCCGGGAGCTGCATGATCAGCAACAAGAAACCATAAAGAACAGCACAGCAACAACATCAGGCTTTAATCTTGATTAAAACATGGGCTAGAAACTTATGAAAAGCAAGCGCTTAAAGCGATGAAATGACCTCAAACTGGGGGGCGCGGAAGCCCTCGGAGACGCGGGTCGCCTCCAACCTGGCTGCGAGCATCAAGAGACATGGCAAAAGATTTCAAGCAACAATACAGATGAATATAAAAGAGCTTGGAACGAAATTCAGAAAAATTACGGCACTAGGGCTGCTTACCCGCCGACTGCGCTGATTGCGGCGCTCATATCGATGGGCTACTTGTGCGCCTCAGCACCTTGCCCTTGCGAGTGCGATCAGATCCTAGGGCCGCCGTAGGGCGTGGCATATTGGCTGGCCTGGTGGTGTGGGGAAGAGGACGGCCGGGATGTTTCCCCTCTCATACAGTCGGTCGTACTTATCGTGGACTCGCAGACGCCGATCAGGAAGTGTGAAGGATCGATCGGTCCGATCGTGGGACGAGACGGACTGCGGGAGGCCGGACGGACGTGGGGGGCACGTCATGTCTCGCGTTCAGACTGGGCTttactgggccggcccaataaTTTTTCTTGCTTTTTTGGTAGGCTCTTTTCTTTTCACACGATTTTCCGCGGCATAGTTCTCTACACCTCACAATTGAACGGGCAGAAAAGCCACGCAAAATATCCCTAAAAAAATTCCCATTTTTTTAAAAGCTTACCAAAAAGTTTCGGAAATCTTATCTGGCGTCCGTCACCGGCCAGGAGCCAGCGAACGCCCTATCTCACACTTAGGATTCATTTGCATGAGTCCTGGCGCAGGATCCAAGTACCAAGTTACATTGGAATTCTATACCATTTCGATGTAAAAAAAGGCCAGCGATTATTTACCAAAAACTAGAGGCAGCGCACTGGCTAGCATCTTGATCCTCCACTTAGGACACCGTTGTTGGAATCCTGGTCTTctccattttctttttttttcaccaGATGGTATTTTCTCTTGGAAAAATCAACATGGCTATAAATTTTCAAAATAGGTCACATGGCATTTTTTATTTATAATAAGAGATGACATTCTTATTTatttaagagatggcatttttataGTAAGAGATGACTTTttattattactagtaaatgtgacGTGCAATGCACGTTGATATTAGGTAATATATTAATTGCACATGAATATTAGGTATGATATTATTTGAGTATTAATTATGTGATTAGCATTGACAttaatatttggtatgatattaactGCACACTAAACGTGTTGAGCTCTCACCATTAAAGCAGTCATAGTCGTTCCATTGACCTGATTTGATGGCTGGGATTTGTTGGATCTGCCTCTTTGGATTTTTTTTGTATTGGTGTAAATTAAGAGATTTCCTGTTGGCTAGTCCCTTTGATACACACACTGGACTCAGCTACCGCCTCAGGTGGAAACGGATTGCTCCGAAATCATCAAGCTGCTTAACTCTAGCCTTATAGATCACTCTAGTAATATGTATCAGGTGGCTGGGATTGCCGAGATGTCGAAGGAACGACCTGGACAGTTCCAGAAAAATCTGTGGATCACAAAATAATGCTGCTCATGCTATGGCAGCTCTAGGTTTTAGTCAACAACACACTGCTTGTTGTTTAGCAAACTCCCCATAGGAGATTAGTATTGTCATTTCAAAAGATTGTAAGGCCCAGGTTTATTAAATAAAGTGCTTTTCCCCTGCAAAAAAGAGAGATTTCATGTAGGCTAGTTCCTTTCATAAATAGGAGTATCTTGGTAGATACCCTGCAGTCCTATCCCCAGCGCTTACCTTGTTCTTCTGTACCCCCCTCTTAGACTTTACCCTCTGATCTACCCTAACCCGCCCCTCTCCCTCTCCAGACAAGCAGACACTAACATGTAATTATGTGAACATATTTTATTTTTAATTAAAGTCGTTGGGGAGACTTTCCCCCACTGTCCATAGTCCCCAAAAAGATGGTATTTTTATATATGACAttttttattattaagagatggcattttttgTTTGTTAAGTGATGGCATTTTTTTATCATGgtattttttttgtttctcttgttttcccaTGGAGCTGAAATTGTACGACCAGGACAAGTTTAAATATATTTTCTAACATTGATGGTTAATTTCTGATATGGAAGGACGGCATTTTTCATCAATTCAGAGTATCACATTTTTTATTATGGGAGCACCTGGAACTCATCTAGCTGAGACATACTATGGTCTCATTCATGGATGATGTCAGCCTGTTCTAGTGCCTTTGTTTCTCGCTCCCCTATGATCTGGTTGTCTTCCTTTTTTGTGTGTGGCTGGCCTGTGCTTTTTCTTGATTTTTGTTGGGCCGGACTTGCCCTAGCCATTTCTCGTATTGTGCGGCAAGACTACTAGTAAATTTTGCCAAGACGCTTGAGCTACTAGTAGTTGCTACCGCTCGGAAAAAAAGCTAGTAGTTGCTGTTTGAAGACATGGCAGCTAGGTGGAAACTTGTAGAAAAAATATTGGTTCAAAAATTGACATCACAAACTTATTAGCCATGACATTTTCTCGATTTTCTATTATTCCATTTCACCATAATACGTTGGCAAAAATGTTGTTGCAAGTATATTAACGGAGCCATGTAGATTTACTGTTGTTCCATTACACCATAAAACATGTGATTGTCGGTTTCAAAATTGTTCACGAATATAAAAATCTCcctgtattaaaaaatgttcatcaaataaaaaataataagtAAAATGTTCACCAGCATTTAAAAATCATGAAGTTGGAAGAAAACACAATTTCTCCAAAATGTTCACCTTTTTTTAAAATCATgattaaaaatagaaataataaataaataaaaatgaaaccCACCACCAGTTGTAGTCGCGTTGGGGCACCACCGTAGTTGTAGTGTGGGTTGCAACACTTGCAACCACCTTGGTGGCCCGTCCAGTTGTGATCCCCCCTTTGGGACATGAAATTGCGACAAAACCTAGAAGACGTGCAGTTGCGGTTCCCCCTCGGGGACATGAAATTGCGACAA is from Triticum aestivum cultivar Chinese Spring chromosome 3A, IWGSC CS RefSeq v2.1, whole genome shotgun sequence and encodes:
- the LOC123059387 gene encoding uncharacterized protein, with the protein product MFICNHCPFVKHLKKDIATLTSFYKEKGLASIAISSNSIVTYPKDGPEYMAEEAKLLKYSFPYLYDESQEVAKAFRAVCTPEFYLFKKDEQRQFELFYHGQFDDSGPRNNVPVTGRYIL